A window from Podospora bellae-mahoneyi strain CBS 112042 chromosome 1 map unlocalized CBS112042p_1, whole genome shotgun sequence encodes these proteins:
- the VPS10 gene encoding vacuolar protein sorting/targeting protein PEP1 (COG:U; EggNog:ENOG503NUWY): MRAWRALQATALLASALWATPLAAAKDRPTFHSKEFENIPMNINYFADSDVVLFQDIDDGNVYLSNDAGAKWERVDAVPEGKAVLLTMHEFDSKRAYILTEGSKHYRTTDRGKNWEKFDSGVDLSIFRPDMLAFHADDPDRIIFNGMRCHGFQCQEVTTYTTDGFKTKGKALRDDTDGCWWAKGSELFTTGEDDLDKDRVICIVRDKVSPLKQDQRLKISDNFFKETEEAKNIQEFEPNLDTDKAIQGVVSIAIVKKWILVATTSLNTDEMALFVTDDTKKWSRAAFPAAHDSHDHRLAQNAYTVLESTNYSIQVDVRTSNQGNPMGVMYSSNSKGNHFTENAEHTNRNKHGHVDFEKIAGIQGVYLVNKVKNWEEVEKKAGADKEIYSEITFDDGRTFEKITADGKRIHLHSVTDLSNIGRVFSSAAPGIVMGVGNTGDELKSYWDKGNLYVSDDAGKTWTKALDGPHKYEFGDQGSILVAVKDSKEEDISEISYSLDHGQKWKTESLPDDLKIRPYILTTSQDSTSLKFLLIGKTKKSPEWRVISIDFEGLHEDTCKEDDMEVWSARVDKDGKPTCLMGHTQSFHRRKKDAKCFLKQEFKHAVAETKDCDCTEQDYECDFNFERDEDGECVKKGKVLAPEGACKDKKPDDTFKGTSGYRKIPGNTCKDTDKMKDKYKDKEWKCKDAIGGNGGPTHELTGKVEQTKHVMEGKKWDGFEKHYLERGDSSTGTDETVIMRPLNKAGPILVSFNHGKDWETPKKLEDEEITAIIPHQYFKDAVFFLTSGKKVFVTMDRCKTFQAFDAPTKPDNDMFPLAFHPDHKDWLIWMGKKCDDGECYGVAHATEDPFDYWRTIGKQVRRCEFTGSSAYKFEGRKENQILCLKHEKEDKAKPLVLASSNDWFKNEEVYGKNVKDFATMAEFIVVAAEDAEKKTLQASASLDGKNYANAHFPHGFEVTHQHAYTVLDSSTHAVNLFVATSMEEGRQYGTIIKSNSNGTSYVVSVRNVNCDESYYVDFEKMLGLEGVAVVNVVANSDDKKGTKKLQTQITHNDGAQWAYLPAPVGDNLEPKLPCHDKQGSKDCALHIHGYTERRDHGKTHSSQGAVGIMFGWGNTGDSLGPLKEADTYMTTDAGKTWKRVMKGTWTWAIGDQGGILILAQTTASASRKQSNKLFYSFDRGNTWKEHEFSEKEVELWDVTTVRSGGSHSFLLWGKDEDDKAFTMKLNFKGFANKDCQFDKDHPENGDYELWSPEHPAQKDGCLFGHKSKYLRKKIAKDGDVQCWNTMKMSPLYGKEDCECQREDFECDYNFEMDPFGQCSLVNGLSPMTREQWCSEHPDAIEFFPPSGYRRIPLTTCKGGKTMDEQSEPVACPQKEEEYEKKHRRSGWSIFFAVVIPVVIAAGAGWYVWRNWNGKFGQIRLGENGTSTHVFDEGQPWVKYPIIAISGVVAVVVAIPVVAGAVWRVVKGGMERVGLLGGAGGGSRGRWSRLGGGGGGWGSRRFTTRDSFARGAGGYDIVDGDDEGELLGDEESDEEQV; the protein is encoded by the exons ATGAGGGCTTGGAGAGCTTTGCAGGCCACGGCCTTGCTGGCCTCAGCCTTATGGGCGACACCCCTCGCTGCTGCGAAGGATCGCCCAACCTTCCACTCCAAAGAGTTCGAAAATATACCCATGAATATCAACTACTTTGCCGACTCGGATGTAGTGCTGTTCCAGGATATCGATGATGGCAATGTCTATCTCTCCAACGACGCCGGCGCAAAGTGGGAGCGCGTGGACGCTGTGCCCGAAGGCAAGGCCGTGCTCCTGACCATGCACGAGTTCGATTCGAAGCGCGCCTATATCCTTACAGAGGGCTCCAAGCATTACCGAACGACGGATCGCGGCAAGAATTGGGAAAAGTTTGACTCGGGCGTCGACCTGAGCATCTTTCGACCCGACATGCTGGCTTTCCACGCCGACGACCCTGATCGTATAATTTTCAATGGCATGAGATGCCATGGTTTTCAGTGCCAGGAGGTTACAACTTATACAACCGATGGATTCAAGACCAAGGGGAAGGCCTTGCGGGACGATACGgatggctgctggtgggCCAAGGGCTCAGAACTATTCACGACAGGGGAAGATGACCTCGATAAAGACCGTGTTATTTGCATCGTCAGGGACAAAGTCTCGCCTTTGAAGCAGGACCAGCGCCTCAAGATCTCGGACAACTTCTTCAAAGAGAccgaggaagccaagaaTATTCAAGAGTTTGAACCGAACTTGGATACTGACAAGGCTATCCAGGGTGTTGTGAGCATTGCGATCGTGAAGAAGTGGATCTTGGTCGCAACTACCTCACTCAACACTGACGAGATGGCGCTTTTTGTCACTGATGACACCAAGAAATGGAGCCGTGCTGCCTTCCCCGCGGCCCACGACAGCCACGACCACCGTCTTGCGCAAAACGCATACACCGTGTTGGAGAGCACCAATTACAGCATTCAGGTTGATGTACGGACATCGAACCAGGGTAATCCGATGGGTGTCATGTACAGCAGCAACTCCAAGGGTAACCACTTCACTGAAAACGCCGAGCATACCAACCGCAACAAGCATGGCCATGTCGACTTTGAAAAGATCGCTGGCATTCAGGGCGTCTATCTCGTCAACAAGGTCAAAAActgggaagaggttgaaaaGAAGGCCGGTGCTGACAAGGAGATCTACTCGGAAATCACTTTCGATGATGGGCGCACATTTGAGAAGATCACGGCTGATGGTAAGCGCATTCATCTCCACTCTGTAACGGATCTTAGCAACATCGGCCGCGTCTTCTCCAGCGCTGCCCCTGGCATTGTCATGGGTGTTGGCAACACTGGCGACGAGCTGAAGAGCTACTGGGATAAGGGCAACCTGTACGTCTCGGACGACGCCGGCAAAACATGGACCAAGGCTTTGGACGGGCCTCACAAATACGAGTTTGGTGACCAGGGTTCTATCTTGGTTGCTGTCAAGGACTCCAAGGAAGAGGACATCTCTGAGATCAGCTACTCTTTGGACCACGGCCAAAAATGGAAAACTGAATCTCTCCCGGATGATCTTAAGATCAGACCGTACATCCTTACCACCTCTCAGGATTCAACCAGCTTGAAATTCCTCCTCATTGGCAAGACGAAGAAGTCTCCGGAATGGCGCGTTATTTCTATCGACTTTGAGGGCCTTCACGAGGATACCTGCAAGGAGGATGACATGGAGGTGTGGTCTGCTCGTGTCGATAAGGACGGCAAGCCGACCTGCCTGATGGGCCACACTCAGAGCTTCCATCGCCGCAAGAAGGATGCTAAGTGCTTCCTGAAGCAGGAGTTCAAGCATGCTGTCGCCGAGACTAAGGACTGCGACTGCACGGAGCAAGACTATGAGTGTGACTTCAACTTCgagagggatgaggatggcgagtgtgtcaagaagggcaaggtACTTGCACCTGAAGGAGCCtgcaaggacaagaagccaGATGATACCTTCAAGGGCACCTCGGGATACCGCAAGATTCCTGGGAACACTTGCAAGGATACCGACAAGATGAAGGACAAGTACAAGGATAAGGAGTGGAAGTGTAAGGACGCCATAGGCGGCAATGGTGGTCCCACTCATGAGCTCACCGGCAAGGTCGAACAGACAAAACATGTCATGGAAGGAAAGAAGTGGGACGGTTTTGAGAAGCACTATCTTGAGCGTGGTGATTCTAGCACTGGGACGGACGAGACGGTTATCATGCGCCCCCTTAACAAGGCTGGCCCGATTCTGGTCTCGTTCAACCATGGCAAAGACTGGGAAACGCCCAAaaagttggaggatgaggagattaCAGCCATCATTCCCCATCAGTACTTCAAGGATGCCGTTTTCTTCCTTACCTCTGGCAAGAAGGTATTCGTGACCATGGATCGCTGCAAGACGTTCCAGGCGTTCGATGCCCCTACTAAGCCAGATAATGACATGTTCCCTCTCGCTTTCCATCCAGATCACAAAGACTGGCTGATCTGGATGGGCAAGAagtgtgatgatggcgagtgCTACGGTGTTGCACATGCCACTGAGGATCCCTTCGACTACTGGCGGACAATTGGAAAACAGGTTCGCCGTTGTGAGTTCACCGGGTCTTCTGCCTACAAGTTCGAGGGCCGCAAGGAGAACCAGATTCTTTGTCTCAAGCATGAAAAGGAAGATAAGGCCAAGCCTTTGGTGCTTGCGTCATCGAACGACTGGTTCAAGAACGAAGAGGTCTACGGCAAAAACGTGAAGGATTTTGCGACCATGGCCGAGTTTATCGTCGTGGCTGCCGAAgatgccgagaagaagacATTGCAAGCCAGCGCCAGTCTGGACGGCAAGAACTATGCCAACGCCCATTTCCCCCATGGCTTTGAGGTTACCCACCAGCATGCCTATACCGTTCTCGACAGTTCTACACATGCCGTCAACCTGTTTGTTGCCACCAGCATGGAGGAAGGCCGGCAATacggcaccatcatcaagagCAACTCTAACGGCACATCCTACGTCGTTAGCGTTCGCAACGTCAACTGTGACGAGTCATACTACGTTGACTTTGAAAAGATGCTCGGTCTGGAAGGCGTTGCGGTTGTCAACGTAGTCGCCAATTCAGACGACAAGAAGGGGACCAAGAAGCTCCAAACACAAATCACGCACAACGACGGTGCCCAGTGGGCATATCTCCCCGCTCCCGTGGGAGACAACCTGGAGCCCAAGCTCCCCTGCCACGATAAGCAAGGCAGCAAGGACTGCGCCCTCCACATCCACGGGTACACCGAGCGCCGCGACCACGGCAAGACTCACTCCTCCCAAGGCGCCGTCGGAATCATGTTCGGCTGGGGTAACACGGGCGACTCCCTCGGCCCCCTCAAAGAAGCAGACACCTACATGACCACCGACGCGGGCAAAACCTGGAAGCGCGTCATGAAGGGCACCTGGACGTGGGCCATTGGCGACCAAGGCGGGATTCTCATCCTCGCACAGACTaccgcctccgcctcgagGAAACAGTCAAACAAGCTCTTCTACTCCTTCGACCGAGGCAATACTTGGAAGGAGCACGAGTTCTCCGAAAAGGAGGTCGAACTATGGGACGTCACCACCGTCCGCTCAGGCGGCTCTcactccttcctcctctggggcaaggacgaagacgacaaaGCCTTCACCATGAAGCTCAACTTCAAGGGTTTCGCCAACAAGGACTGCCAATTCGACAAGGACCACCCCGAGAATGGGGACTACGAGCTCTGGTCACCAGAACACCCGGCGCAAAAGGACGGGTGCTTGTTTGGGCACAAGAGCAAGTATCTAAGGAAGAAGATTGCAAAGGACGGGGATGTGCAATGCTGGAACACGATGAAGATGTCACCCTTGTACGGAAAAGAGGATTGCGAATGCCAAAGGGAGGATTTCGAATG TGATTACAACTTTGAAATGGACCCCTTCGGCCAGTGCTCACTCGTCAACGGGCTCTCCCCCATGACAAGAGAGCAGTGGTGCTCTGAACACCCCGACGCGATCGAATTCTTCCCACCGTCGGGGTACAGACGGATCCCCCTCACGACGTGCAAGGGCGGCAAGACGATGGACGAGCAGTCGGAGCCGGTGGCTTGCCCtcaaaaggaggaggagtacgaAAAGAAGCACCGCCGCTCGGGGTGGAGCATCTTCTTTGCGGTTGTCATCCCTGTCGTGATTGCTGCCGGGGCGGGGTGGTATGTCTGGAGGAACTGGAACGGCAAGTTTGGGCAGATCAGGCTGGGGGAGAACGGGACGAGCACCCATGTTTTTGATGAGGGGCAGCCGTGGGTAAAGTACCCGATTATTGCCATTAGCGGGGTCGTTGCCGTTGTGGTGGCCAttccggtggtggcgggcgCGGTTTGGAGGGTTGTcaagggggggatggagagggttgggttgcttggtggtgcgggagggggatcgagagggaggtggagtagacttggtggtggtggtggtggttgggggagcaGGAGGTTTACCACACGGGATAGTTTTGCGAGGGGAGCGGGGGGTTATGATAttgtggatggggatgatgagggggagttgcttggggatgaggagagtgatgaggagcagGTTTAG
- the SUN4 gene encoding Sperm-associated antigen 4 protein (CAZy:GH132; EggNog:ENOG503NUJ1; COG:S), producing MKGLFKTAVAAAVVAGVVAQPHNHGHAHLHRHARKHNQSPVELEKRTDKTVIITEVVEGPTVVKYVLDGQVIPEEKAQEGIAAGQFAVVGSSKPSFSAPPPSVTTSIALPEHGGQFFEKTTSAKPEPTTTSEAPKVKATEEPEPEKEEEEEEEEPEVPKGTGLDAEFPSGKIRCSEVPTDYGAVKIPWSTTRGWTTLASFGDWVKGKAVDNIDQPVDGTCRPKMMCSYACPPGYQKTQWPEEQGATGQSVGGLWCNADGFLELTRPSVKTLCEAGAGGVFVRNELDDNAAVCRTDYPGNENMIIPVDTQPGGTYPLTNPDSRTYYKWQGKPTTAQYYVNNAGVPVQEACKWKSEKYPDSAGNWSPTNIGVGKSLTGETFLSVFPNLPTSHAILNFDIKVEGDISGTCWLKAGTYSQDKGCTVGLKPGGTAYIVFKKPGSFQV from the exons ATGAAGGGGCTTTTCAAAACTGCCGTCGCCGCGGCGGTTGTTGCCGGCGTTGTCGCTCAACCCCATAACCACGGCCAcgcccacctccaccgtcatGCCCGCAAGCACAACCAGTCGCCCGTTGAACTTGAGAAGCGCACCGACAAgaccgtcatcatcaccgaggttgttgagggccCCACCGTTGTCAAGTACGTTCTTGACGGCCAGGTCATCCCCGAGGAAAAGGCTCAGGAGGGTATCGCCGCCGGCCAGTTCGCTGTTGTTGGGTCGTCGAAGCCTTCCTTCAgcgcccctcccccttccgtCACCACCTCGATCGCTCTCCCCGAGCATGGTGGTCAATTCTTCGAGAAGACCACCAGCGCCAAGCCCGAACCCACCACAACTTCGGAAGCTCCCAAGGTCAAGGCTACCGAGGAGCCGGAAcctgagaaggaggaggaagaggaggaggaggagcccgaGGTTCCCAAGGGAACCGGTCTGGACGCCGAATTCCCCAGCGGCAAGATTCGTTGCAGTGAGGTTCCTACCGACTATGGTGCTGTCAAGATTCCCTGGTCTACCACTCGCGGCTGGACCACTTTGGCCAGCTTTGGCGACTGGGTCAAGGGCAAGGCCGTTGACAACATTGACCAGCCTGTTGATGGCACCTGCAGGCCCAAGATGATGTGCTCTTATGCCTGCCCTCCCGGTTACCAGAAGACCCAGTGGCCCGAGGAGCAGGGTGCCACCGGCCAGTCTGTCGGTGGCCTTTGGTGCAATGCGGATGGTTTCTTGGAGCTCACCCGCCCCTCCGTCAAGACTCTTTGCGAGGCTGGCGCGGGTGGTGTCTTTGTCCGCAACGAGCTCGATGACAACGCTGCTGTTTGCCGTACCGACTATCCTGGCAACGAGAACATGATCATCCCCGTTGATACTCAGCCCGGCGGAACCTATCCTTTGACCAACCCCGACTCCAGGACCTACTACAAGTGGCAAGGCAAGCCCACCACGGCTCAATACTACGTCAACAACGCCGGTGTCCCCGTTCAGGAGGCCTGCAAGTGGAAGAGTGAGAAGTACCCCGATTCTGCCGGCAATTGGTCCCCCACCAACATCGGTGTCGGCAAGAGCTTGACGGGCGAGACCTTCCTTTCCGTCTTCCCCAACCTGCCTACCAGCCACGCCATTCTCAACTTTGACATCAAGGTCGAGGGTGACATCTCTGGTACCTGCTGGCTCAAGGCCGGCACTTACTCTCAGGACAAGGGCTGCACC GTCGGTCTCAAGCCTGGCGGCACTGCTTACATTGTTTTCAAGAAGCCCGGCAGCTTCCAGGTCTAA
- a CDS encoding uncharacterized protein (EggNog:ENOG503P02F; COG:S): MASNRGPTATEAQAPRAPATALTAQRSLKRARETTPTSPESAHSGDLSPSKIARLMGLHTPTLTGAAALEEERRRREEEHQHQQLASLETSENPNHRAIEELMSGVVNALSRSHDAPAPAPPPTGVSEIEAAAAAAARALSSVTIPTGENPISELQDVSPQSGTSGASLEDAEGQVVHSPAAMDIDGRGDQRMYAPQPDAQMDEKTANSLSYPGVLSPQGNMPAPDAPQRGMSMPMPPTQGSDMEPRSPGNSNKKHKCPYCQTEFTRHHNLKSHLLTHSQEKPFICSHCQQRFRRLHDLKRHGKLHTGEKPHVCPKCDRKFARGDALARHSKGAGGCAGRRSSMAGFGEEDYEASGADDSAMSGVLYDANASGDMADDERRRSLPSIKAQHVPGQPGVDGYAAHSNTYPPVGQRPGGLYPPNVDRGSTSSNTSPTVPNNHTPHTSISSVPLSAGGASMYSQSGMTESPKPLSPGAAQANQGLLQRSPHETHQAASGLSLPAHGNTAPTAQATGRGRGRAASGAAPAAQGAPPADGNLFGAEQQQPYWVLLQHFDERLKQMQDQVAAEISKASAPLLEKINIQDQHIAALSAEVASLRQQLQGQQEPPLPQGQEQQEAEQPQHQQLQEQQPQQQPEAPNEVAVQE, translated from the exons ATGGCCTCGAATCGAGGACCCACCGCGAcagaagctcaagctcctcgcGCGCCCGCGACGGCGCTCACAGCCCAGAGGTCGCTGAAGCGCGCTCGCGAGACCACCCCGACATCGCCAGAGTCTGCCCACTCGGGTGATCTCTCCCCATCCAAAATCGCTCGCCTGATGGGGCTACATACACCCACTCTGaccggcgccgccgccctcgaggaggagagacgacgacgagaggaagagcatcagcatcagcagctgGCCTCGTTGGAGACGAGCGAAAACCCCAACCATAGGGCGATTGAAGAGCTCATGTCGGGTGTAGTGAACGCGTTGAGTCGGTCACACGATGCACCGGCGCCCGCCCCTCCACCGACGGGGGTCTCAGAGATCGAGGCAGCTGCCGCCGCAGCGGCCAGGGCCTTGAGCTCAGTCACTATACCAACGGGGGAGAACCCAATCAGCGAGCTACAAGATGTCAGCCCCCAGAGCGGGACAAGCGGAGCGAGTCTCGAGGATGCTGAAGGACAGGTTGTGCACAGCCCTGCAGCAATGGACATTGACGGGCGTGGTGATCAACGCATGTATGCGCCGCAGCCAGATGCTCAGATGGATGAAAAGACGGCCAATTCTCTTTCATACCCGGGAGTTCTCTCACCACAGGGCAACATGCCGGCGCCTGATGCTCCCCAAAGGGGGATGAGCATGCCTATGCCACCAACCCAGGGCTCCGACATGGAGCCTCGGTCACCTGGtaacagcaacaagaagcaTAAATGCCCGTACTGCCAAACGGAATTTACACGCCATCATAATCTGAAGAGTCATCTTCTCACCCACAGTCAGGAGAAGCCGTTTATCTGCAGCCACTGCCAGCAACGCTTCAGACGTCTCCATGACCTTAAACGGCACGGGAAGCTACATACTGGCGAAAAGCCGCATGTTTGCCCCAAGTGCGACAGGAAATTTGCTAGGGGAGATGCCCTGGCGAGACACAGCAAAGGAGCAGGTGGCTGCGCCGGGCGAAGATCAAGCATGGccggctttggcgaggaagacTACGAGGCCAGTGGTGCAGATGACTCTGCCATGTCTGGTGTTTTGTACGATGCCAACGCGAGCGGCGATATGGCGGACGATGAGCGGCGACGCTCGTTGCCTAGCATCAAGGCTCAACACGTTCCCGGACAGCCAGGCGTGGACGGCTATGCCGCGCATTCCAACACATATCCCCCGGTTGGACAGCGACCAGGTGGCTTGTATCCTCCCAACGTCGACCGTGGTTCTACAAGTTCTAATACTTCACCCACCgttcccaacaaccacaccccTCACACGAGCATCTCTTCGGTGCCTTTAAGCGCTGGAGGTGCTTCTATGTATTCCCAGAGCGGCATGACGGAGAGTCCCAAACCCCTGAGTCCCGGAGCAGCACAGGCCAACCAGGGTCTTCTCCAGCGATCGCCGCACGAGACACATCAGGCGGCTTCGGGGCTGTCTCTTCCAGCGCACG GCAACACCGCGCCAACCGCTCAAGCCACGGGACGTGGTCGTGGTCGCGCTGCTAGCGGAGCGGCACCGGCAGCCCAAGGGGCACCTCCTGCAGACGGCAACCTATTTGGGGcggaacaacaacaaccttaCTGGGTGTTGCTCCAACATTTCGACGAGCGTCTGAAACAAATGCAAGACCAAGTGGCCGCTGAGATTTCAAAGGCCAGTGCCCCGCTGTTGGAAAAGATCAATATCCAGGATCAGCACATTGCGGCTCTGTCCGCCGAGGTGGCTTCGTTACGGCAGCAGTTGCAAGGGCAACAAGAACCGCCGTTACCACAAGggcaagagcaacaagaagcggagcagccacagcatcagcaattacaggagcagcagccgcagcagcagcctgagGCGCCAAATGAGGTAGCAGTGCAAGAGTAG
- the DGA1 gene encoding diacylglycerol O-acyltransferase 1 (EggNog:ENOG503NX4Z; COG:I; BUSCO:EOG09261G92), translated as MDRESGSTGTPPVITKKKGKKRATKNKGVDANVGSSNLKETITADEPAAASSSVVKEVVVVSSTPKKSKGSKGKKGSASLDSHIESSSSKTPQQEQQPKKAAVIGSNMALAESTGDFFEKAADELPAKTMATSSSKGVQVNGVNGVRGGLDDEKERPSEKENRLVNGERSGTATLTQRKQQKSSALKAKDNDYPPLYDNDEREDRRLDRIQAYRAAGIRFAPWNIPYRRRMQTVAVIIHCLSIASTVSFFFFLCAIPIFWPLIIPYLLHMSLSKNATDGRLRMRSERWRRLPVWKLFGEYFPAKLHKTHDLPPTRKYIFGYHPHGIISHGAFAAFATEALGFSEKFPGITNSLLTLDSNFRIPLYRDYILAFGLQSVSKESITNILTKGGPNNEGMGRAVTIVVGGARESLEAQPGVMNLVLADRKGFVKMAIRTGADLVPVLAFGENDLYDQLSPKTHPWLHKAQMWVLRTLKFTLPFLHGRGIFNYDVGLMPYRRRLNIVVGRPIMVAQKREGEIENEEVNRLHSEYVGELEKMWERYKDVFAAGRRGEMNILK; from the exons ATGGACCGCGAGAGCGGTTCTACAGGGACGCCCCCTGTTAtcacgaagaagaaggggaagaaaagggcAACGAAGAATAAGGGTGTTGACGCGAATGTAGGGAGTTCTAACTTGAAAGAGACGATTACGGCGGACgagcctgctgctgcgagtTCGAGTGttgtgaaggaggtggtggtggtgtcgagcacgccaaagaagagcaaggggtcgaaggggaagaagggtaGTGCT AGCTTGGACAGTCACATCGagtcatcttcttccaagaCACCAcagcaagaacaacaacccaagaAAGCGGCCGTGATAGGCTCGAATATGGCATTGGCCGAGTCGACGGGGGATTTCTTCGAAAAGGCAGCGGATGAGCTTCCTGCCAAGACAATGGCAACGTCAAGTTCCAAGGGTGTGCAAGTCAATGGTGTGAATGGTGTTCGTGGCGGCCTGGATGACGAAAAGGAAAGACCaagcgaaaaagaaaataggCTTGTCAACGGTGAACGGAGTGGGACAGCTACTCTCACCCAACGGAAGCAGCAGAAGAGTTCCGCTCTCAAAGCTAAAGACAACGACTACCCACCGCTTTACGATAACGACGAACGGGAGGACCGCCGACTGGACCGAATTCAGGCCTATCGAGCTGCCGGGATCCGGTTCGCGCCGTGGAATATTCCTTATCGACGCCGGATGCAGACCGTAGCGGTTATCATCCACTGCCTTAGCATCGCGTCGACGGTgtcgtttttctttttcctgtgCGCCATCCCGATCTTTTGGCCGCTGATTATCCCTTACCTGCTGCACATGTCGCTGTCCAAAAACGCCACCGACGGGAGGTTGCGGATGCGTTCTGAGCGCTGGCGAAGGCTGCCGGTTTGGAAGCTGTTTGGGGAATACTTCCCTGCCAAGTTGCACAAGACACACGACTTGCCCCCGACGAGGAAGTACATTTTTGGGTATCACCCCCATGGCATCATCTCCCACGGAGCGTTTGCTGCTTTTGCCACCGAGGCACTGGGGTTTTCCGAGAAGTTTCCGGGCATCACCAATTCACTGTTGACGCTGGATTCCAATTTTAGGATCCCGCTCTACAGGGATTATATCCTCGCTTTTGGGCTCCAGTCTGTCTCCAAAGAGTCGATAACCAACATCCTTACCAAGGGCGGGCCGAACAACGAGGGGATGGGCAGGGCGGTGACGAttgtggttgggggagcTAGGGAGTCACTCGAGGCGCAGCCGGGGGTGATGAATCTGGTGCTGGCGGACAGGAAGGGGTTTGTCAAGATGGCCATTAGGACGGGAGCCGATCTGGTACCGGTGCTGGCGTTTGGGGAGAATGATCTGTATGATCAGCTTAGTCCGAAGACGCACCCTTGGTTGCACAAAGCCCAGATGTGGGTGCTGAGGACGTTGAAGTTTACGTTGCCGTTTCTGCacgggagggggattttCAACTATGATGTTGGACTGATGCCGTACAGGAGGAGACTGAATATTGTGGTGGGGAGGCCGATCATGGTGGcgcagaagagggagggggagattgaGAATGAGGAGGTGAACAGGCTGCATAGCGAGTATGTGGGGGAATTGGAGAAGATGTGGGAGAGGTATAAGGATGTGTTTGCGGCCGGcagaaggggggagatgaatATTTTGAAGTAG